The stretch of DNA GGGATCCTGGACCTGGAGAAGGTCCCGCCGATGTACGTGACGCAGGACCCCAAGCCGAACGCGATGTGCGTGGGCATGGACGAGCCGATCATCGTGGTGACCACGGGGCTCGTGGAGCTGCTCGACGAGGAGGAGATGCGCGCCGTCGTCGGCCACGAGACCGGGCACGCGCTCTCCGGCCACTCCGTCTACCGCACGATTCTGCTCTTTCTCACCAGCATCGCGCTGAAGGTGGCGTGGATCCCGCTCGGCAATGTGGCGATCATGGCGCTGGTGACGGCGCTCCGCGAGTGGTTTCGCAAGTCGGAGCTCTCGGCCGACCGGGCGGGGCTCCTCGTCGGCCAGGACACGGCCGCATCCATGCGCGGCCTGATGAAGATCGCCGGCGGCAACCACCTGCACGAGATGAACGTGGACTCCTTCCTCGCCCAGGCGGAGGAGTACGAGGCGGGCGGCGACCTGCGCGACTCGGTGCTGAAGATCATGAACGTGCTGCCGAGGTCGCACCCGTTCACCACCGTCCGCGCCGCCGAGCTGAAGAAGTGGGCGGCGAGCAGGGACTTCCAGCGCCTCATGGACGGGCACTACCCGCGCCGCGACGAGGACAAGGACACCTCGGTCGGCGAATCCTTCCGGCAGTCGGCGAGCAGCTACGCGGAGGGCATGCGCGGCAGCAAGGACCCGCTGATGAAGCTGGTCTCCGACATCGCGGGCGGCGCCGGCGACCTCGGCGGCAAGGTACGCGACCGGTTCGGCGGCTTCGGCTCACCGCGGGGCCCGAAGGACCAGGGCCCCGGGGGCCAGGGCCCTACCGACCGGAACCGGAGTGGTGAGTCCGGACCGGAGGACTCGGCTGGGCACTGACGGAGAGCGAGCCGCAGAGCGCGGTGGCCCCGCCGGGAGCGTACGGATCCGTGCCCGCGGTGGGGCCTCCCGCCTTGGCCTTCTCCCCCGCGAGCAGCGGGCGCAGATGGCTGGCCGAGTCGGAGGTGCACGCCAGCGGCCCGGCCTGGAGGTAGGAGAACGTCAGCTGGGTCTGGTGCTTGCGCAGGTCGGCCCGGTCGAAGCGGAAGTGCATCTCGCGGCGGACGGTCAGCAGCGAGGCGCGGCTGTGGTTGTCCTTGGAGGCGGGGCGCAGGGCGTAGACGAAGGTGTGGTCGGAGGTGACTTCGAGGGTGCCGCCGCTCTCCGCCACGCGCAGTGTGCCGCGCACCCGTACCGGCACCTTGG from Streptomyces tsukubensis encodes:
- a CDS encoding M48 family metallopeptidase produces the protein MSEESSHGPVPMRKRRSFPGISSRAYEHPADRSALVALRRLSGFDTVFKALSGLLPERSLRLLFLSDSVRVGESQFAHLDAMLKDACGILDLEKVPPMYVTQDPKPNAMCVGMDEPIIVVTTGLVELLDEEEMRAVVGHETGHALSGHSVYRTILLFLTSIALKVAWIPLGNVAIMALVTALREWFRKSELSADRAGLLVGQDTAASMRGLMKIAGGNHLHEMNVDSFLAQAEEYEAGGDLRDSVLKIMNVLPRSHPFTTVRAAELKKWAASRDFQRLMDGHYPRRDEDKDTSVGESFRQSASSYAEGMRGSKDPLMKLVSDIAGGAGDLGGKVRDRFGGFGSPRGPKDQGPGGQGPTDRNRSGESGPEDSAGH